One window of the Scyliorhinus canicula chromosome 25, sScyCan1.1, whole genome shotgun sequence genome contains the following:
- the c25h19orf67 gene encoding UPF0575 protein C19orf67 homolog isoform X2 — MEESVTNGHDVMGYKRRDKPKCSCSMEVVNLEPKGSHWTETEFHQLMGQSTHDKQRKDNQNFITASAYPSSSIMQASQASAAQVPNNNAFLSLHHGKEGELHGPEEEVPQYDVTLMEEKLQPIEQQLQYLLKKAEEFQTHLVYRDRIHNEEFARAVPIFVKTCQPYFAYLESTARSIHSDRKPLPKYIQKRLLQFSQHLASSLEQLVLMYASFGFISLEETDPCSICYFYRGEFRLGHWFRVSTFRYCMPVPYTAAKEPALLFKKIRWNVDISEGTSFGDAMEPCTEYYFLCFKEANQVVDTAQPGSKSTAATAKSRRLWSIGRWIQVEPSPGEPDLLCWFLYKQPRGDYQLLITIGFEEPSQIAATDLLVDILLGQRSADCPGTCLSQSKQFSYLEVQSHPDLLTSSCQGVSVQPHSNTFTA; from the exons ATGGAGGAAAGTGTGACCAATGGACATGACGTCATGGGGTACAAGAGGAGAGATAAGCCAAAATGCTCTTGCTCAATGGAGGTGGTCAACTTGGAACCAAAAGGGTCCCACTGGACCGAGACAGAATTTCACCAGTTAATGGGGCAGTCCACTCACGATAAACAGAGGAAGGACAACCAGAACTTCATCACTGCCTCGGCCTATCCCAGCTCCTCAATAATGCAGGCCTCGCAGGCCTCTGCTGCACAAGTCCCAAATAACAACGCGTTCCTGTCGTTACACcacgggaaggagggagagctgcATGGGCCAGAGGAGGAGGTGCCCCAGTACGATGTTACCCTAATGGAAGAGAAGCTTCAACCAATAGAACAGCAGCTTCAATACCTGCTGAAGAAGGCAGAGGAGTTCCAGACACACCTGGTCTACAG AGACCGAATCCACAACGAGGAGTTTGCCAGAGCCGTGCCGATCTTTGTGAAGACGTGCCAGCCATACTTTGCCTACCTGGAATCCACCGCTCGCAGCATCCATTCCGACCGGAAACCTCTACCCAAGTATATCCAGAAACGG CTCTTGCAGTTCTCCCAGCATCTGGCCTCGAGTCTGGAGCAGCTGGTCCTCATGTACGCATCCTTTGGcttcatctcgctggaggagacCGACCCCTGCAG TATCTGCTACTTCTACAGAGGAGAGTTCCGCCTTGGACATTGGTTCCGAGTTTCCACTTTCCGATACTGTATGCCCGTCCCTTACACAGCAGCCAAGGAGCCAGCTCTGCTCTTCAAAAAAATCCGCTGGAACGTGGACATCAGCGAAGGGACATCCTTTGGGGATGCGATGGAACCGTGTACGGAATA TTACTTCCTGTGCTTCAAGGAAGCGAATCAAGTAGTGGACACAGCCCAGCCCGGTTCCAAAAGTACCGCTGCCACTGCCAAAAGCAGGCGTCTCTGGTCAATCGGTCGCTGGATTCAGGTAGAACCATCTCCAGGGGAGCCCGATCTTCTTTGCTG GTTTCTGTACAAGCAGCCCCGTGGCGATTACCAGCTTCTCATCACCATCGGCTTTGAGGAACCGTCACAGATTGCAGCTACAGATCTCCTGGTGGACATCCTCCTGGGTCAGAGGTCGGCAGACTGCCCAGGCACCTGCCTCTCCCAATCAAAGCAGTTCTCTTACTTAGAGGTCCAGAGTCACCCCGATCTCCTCACCTCTTCCTGCCAGGGGGTTTCAGTTCAGCCTCATTCCAACACCTTTACAGCTTGA
- the LOC119957104 gene encoding AP2-interacting clathrin-endocytosis protein-like, producing MYLNTLNADQVHVGGSINGEMELNNVNVQPRDLPQSSSPSSSLNGARVGCVSVINDGNVIPVPMAESQVDLKEPTLGSCLESSPETDCNISKVKLTMYQYSEEADTEDSPNELCPEPLQSPEDKPVPEPKSLPATCKMEDSVGNRPSEDKPGISPEDSPEDQGVSKSSTLSGHDLAGKNSSSTSTPEELKDYDSSSGVESKSDEKPESANLFIYRTELSPQDDLLDQDLGIHLERGDEDPETLAADDLHGDPPTEPMVSSEDEEHSEEDCPGVNKPIQCGLEGIDNPVFEDKTTSDSNLEVQTQCVVKPSTLHALDENEELVPTKTPLSLEHGYTAPDSLAPQRCLLSGAGFSEDPTCDQTLVFGLQPCEPPVSVSTPCPHLPPTKSSTDSVPGVTLSLHHVPGVDWLCGNFINLQRLNDPPIDANGGHMQQQNYSACEKNGSTGLLSEGDQTPQTPACVPWTAPLLPPILSTIYEVETAEETRLEDVEREEAGNPAADWQCLELIDDPGEKVLHLQIEPVQVVQQLINQTLLLSGDGVKLQSKVMVDQAELSKWTDLISPLDDSTASVTSVTSYSPEDISSSQGEWTVVELETHH from the exons ATGTATTTAAACACCCTGAATGCTGACCAGGTCCATGTGGGTGGTAGTATTAACGGAGAGATGGAATTGAATAATGTCAATGTGCAACCCAGAGACTTGCCTCAATCCAGTTCACCAAGTTCGTCTCTGAATGGTGCCAGAGTTGGTTGTGTATCTGTAATCAATGATGGCAATGTTATCCCTGTGCCAATGGCAGAGAGCCAGGTAGATCTCAAAGAGCCTACTTTGGGAAGTTGCCTTGAGAGTTCCCCAGAGACTGATTGTAACATCTCTAAAGTTAAGCTAACAATGTACCAGTATTCTGAAGAGGCAGATACTGAAGACTCTCCTAATGAGCTTTGCCCAGAACCACTCCAGAGTCCTGAAGACAAGCCTGTCCCTGAACCCAAGAGCCTCCCAGCAACGTGCAAGATGGAGGATAGTGTTGGAAACAGGCCCTCTGAAGACAAACCTGGCATTTCACCTGAGGATTCACCTGAAGATCAAGGGGTTTCCAAGTCCAGCACTCTTAGTGGACATGACTTGGCGGGGAAAAACAGCAGTAGCACCAGCACTCCTGAAGAGCTGAAGGATTATGACAGTAGCTCGGGGGTAGAGTCCAAGTCTGATGAGAAACCGGAATCGGCCAATCTGTTTATTTATCGGACTGAACTGAGCCCTCAGGATGACCTCTTGGATCAGGATTTGGGGATTCACTTGGAAAGGGGTGATGAAGATCCAGAAACACTGGCAGCAGATGATCTGCACGGTGATCCTCCAACCGAGCCCATGGTGTCTTCAGAGGATGAAGAGCACTCTGAGGAAGATTGCCCAGGCGTGAACAAACCCATCCAATGTGGACTGGAAGGGATTGACAACCCAGTGTTTGAAGATAAAACCACAAGTGATTCGAATTTggaagtgcagactcaatgtgtggTCAAACCCTCAACTCTGCATGCCTTGGAtgagaatgaagagcttgtaccAACCAAGACTCCCCTTTCCCTTGAACACGGTTACACCGCGCCTGATTCCCTTGCTCCCCAAAGGTGCTTGTTGTCAGGTGCTGGATTTTCAGAGGATCCTACTTGTGACCAGACCCTTGTGTTTGGCCTTCAGCCCTGTGAGCCTCCGGTAAGCGTATCCACTCCATGTCCCCATCTTCCTCCAACCAAAAGCTCAACGGACTCTGTCCCTGGAGTGACTCTCTCTCTACACCATGTGCCGGGTGTAGACTGGCTTTGTGGGAACTTTATTAATCTCCAAAGGTTGAATGATCCTCCCATTGATGCAAATGGAGGTCACATGCAGCAGCAGAACTACTCTGCTTGTGAAAAGAATGGAAGTACAG GCCTCTTGAGTGAGGGTGATCAAACACCACAGACACCGGCTTGTGTGCCGTGGACGGCTCCCCTGCTGCCTCCTATCCTTTCAACCATCTATGAAGTTGAAACGGCGGAGGAGACTAGGCTGGAGGATGTTGAGAGAGAGGAGGCTGGCAACCCAGCAGCAGACTGGCAGTGTCTTGAACTCATTGACGATCCTGGTGAGAaggtcctgcacctgcagattgAACCGGTGCAGGTGGTGCAGCAGTTGATCAACCAGACGCTGCTGCTCTCTGGAGACGGAGTCAAGTTGCAAAGCAAGGTAATGGTTGACCAGGCAGAACTGAGCAAATGGACAGACCTCATCTCGCCACTCGATGACTCCACGGCCAGTGTCACCTCCGTAACCAGCTATTCCCCGGAAGATATCTCCTCTTCCCAAGGGGAATGGACAGTGGTGGAGTTGGAGACTCACCATtaa
- the c25h19orf67 gene encoding UPF0575 protein C19orf67 homolog isoform X1 → MEESVTNGHDVMGYKRRDKPKCSCSMEVVNLEPKGSHWTETEFHQLMGQSTHDKQRKDNQNFITASAYPSSSIMQASQASAAQVPNNNAFLSLHHGKEGELHGPEEEVPQYDVTLMEEKLQPIEQQLQYLLKKAEEFQTHLVYSRDRIHNEEFARAVPIFVKTCQPYFAYLESTARSIHSDRKPLPKYIQKRLLQFSQHLASSLEQLVLMYASFGFISLEETDPCSICYFYRGEFRLGHWFRVSTFRYCMPVPYTAAKEPALLFKKIRWNVDISEGTSFGDAMEPCTEYYFLCFKEANQVVDTAQPGSKSTAATAKSRRLWSIGRWIQVEPSPGEPDLLCWFLYKQPRGDYQLLITIGFEEPSQIAATDLLVDILLGQRSADCPGTCLSQSKQFSYLEVQSHPDLLTSSCQGVSVQPHSNTFTA, encoded by the exons ATGGAGGAAAGTGTGACCAATGGACATGACGTCATGGGGTACAAGAGGAGAGATAAGCCAAAATGCTCTTGCTCAATGGAGGTGGTCAACTTGGAACCAAAAGGGTCCCACTGGACCGAGACAGAATTTCACCAGTTAATGGGGCAGTCCACTCACGATAAACAGAGGAAGGACAACCAGAACTTCATCACTGCCTCGGCCTATCCCAGCTCCTCAATAATGCAGGCCTCGCAGGCCTCTGCTGCACAAGTCCCAAATAACAACGCGTTCCTGTCGTTACACcacgggaaggagggagagctgcATGGGCCAGAGGAGGAGGTGCCCCAGTACGATGTTACCCTAATGGAAGAGAAGCTTCAACCAATAGAACAGCAGCTTCAATACCTGCTGAAGAAGGCAGAGGAGTTCCAGACACACCTGGTCTACAG CAGAGACCGAATCCACAACGAGGAGTTTGCCAGAGCCGTGCCGATCTTTGTGAAGACGTGCCAGCCATACTTTGCCTACCTGGAATCCACCGCTCGCAGCATCCATTCCGACCGGAAACCTCTACCCAAGTATATCCAGAAACGG CTCTTGCAGTTCTCCCAGCATCTGGCCTCGAGTCTGGAGCAGCTGGTCCTCATGTACGCATCCTTTGGcttcatctcgctggaggagacCGACCCCTGCAG TATCTGCTACTTCTACAGAGGAGAGTTCCGCCTTGGACATTGGTTCCGAGTTTCCACTTTCCGATACTGTATGCCCGTCCCTTACACAGCAGCCAAGGAGCCAGCTCTGCTCTTCAAAAAAATCCGCTGGAACGTGGACATCAGCGAAGGGACATCCTTTGGGGATGCGATGGAACCGTGTACGGAATA TTACTTCCTGTGCTTCAAGGAAGCGAATCAAGTAGTGGACACAGCCCAGCCCGGTTCCAAAAGTACCGCTGCCACTGCCAAAAGCAGGCGTCTCTGGTCAATCGGTCGCTGGATTCAGGTAGAACCATCTCCAGGGGAGCCCGATCTTCTTTGCTG GTTTCTGTACAAGCAGCCCCGTGGCGATTACCAGCTTCTCATCACCATCGGCTTTGAGGAACCGTCACAGATTGCAGCTACAGATCTCCTGGTGGACATCCTCCTGGGTCAGAGGTCGGCAGACTGCCCAGGCACCTGCCTCTCCCAATCAAAGCAGTTCTCTTACTTAGAGGTCCAGAGTCACCCCGATCTCCTCACCTCTTCCTGCCAGGGGGTTTCAGTTCAGCCTCATTCCAACACCTTTACAGCTTGA
- the c25h19orf67 gene encoding UPF0575 protein C19orf67 homolog isoform X3, with protein sequence MEESVTNGHDVMGYKRRDKPKCSCSMEVVNLEPKGSHWTETEFHQLMGQSTHDKQRKDNQNFITASAYPSSSIMQASQASAAQVPNNNAFLSLHHGKEGELHGPEEEVPQYDVTLMEEKLQPIEQQLQYLLKKAEEFQTHLVYSRDRIHNEEFARAVPIFVKTCQPYFAYLESTARSIHSDRKPLPKYIQKRLLQFSQHLASSLEQLVLMYASFGFISLEETDPCSICYFYRGEFRLGHWFRVSTFRYCMPVPYTAAKEPALLFKKIRWNVDISEGTSFGDAMEPCTEYYFLCFKEANQVVDTAQPGSKSTAATAKSRRLWSIGRWIQVSVQAAPWRLPASHHHRL encoded by the exons ATGGAGGAAAGTGTGACCAATGGACATGACGTCATGGGGTACAAGAGGAGAGATAAGCCAAAATGCTCTTGCTCAATGGAGGTGGTCAACTTGGAACCAAAAGGGTCCCACTGGACCGAGACAGAATTTCACCAGTTAATGGGGCAGTCCACTCACGATAAACAGAGGAAGGACAACCAGAACTTCATCACTGCCTCGGCCTATCCCAGCTCCTCAATAATGCAGGCCTCGCAGGCCTCTGCTGCACAAGTCCCAAATAACAACGCGTTCCTGTCGTTACACcacgggaaggagggagagctgcATGGGCCAGAGGAGGAGGTGCCCCAGTACGATGTTACCCTAATGGAAGAGAAGCTTCAACCAATAGAACAGCAGCTTCAATACCTGCTGAAGAAGGCAGAGGAGTTCCAGACACACCTGGTCTACAG CAGAGACCGAATCCACAACGAGGAGTTTGCCAGAGCCGTGCCGATCTTTGTGAAGACGTGCCAGCCATACTTTGCCTACCTGGAATCCACCGCTCGCAGCATCCATTCCGACCGGAAACCTCTACCCAAGTATATCCAGAAACGG CTCTTGCAGTTCTCCCAGCATCTGGCCTCGAGTCTGGAGCAGCTGGTCCTCATGTACGCATCCTTTGGcttcatctcgctggaggagacCGACCCCTGCAG TATCTGCTACTTCTACAGAGGAGAGTTCCGCCTTGGACATTGGTTCCGAGTTTCCACTTTCCGATACTGTATGCCCGTCCCTTACACAGCAGCCAAGGAGCCAGCTCTGCTCTTCAAAAAAATCCGCTGGAACGTGGACATCAGCGAAGGGACATCCTTTGGGGATGCGATGGAACCGTGTACGGAATA TTACTTCCTGTGCTTCAAGGAAGCGAATCAAGTAGTGGACACAGCCCAGCCCGGTTCCAAAAGTACCGCTGCCACTGCCAAAAGCAGGCGTCTCTGGTCAATCGGTCGCTGGATTCAG GTTTCTGTACAAGCAGCCCCGTGGCGATTACCAGCTTCTCATCACCATCGGCTTTGA